The DNA window AATAATCTCTAGTCCTGATCGTCTCCGGCCAGCGTCAGGCCATGGGCCTCCAATTTTTCGACCAGCTCTTCAAGCGAGGTCGCGCCCAGGTTGCGGACCTTCATCAGGTCTTCACGCGAACGGGCGACCAGATCAGCCACGGTATGGATGTCGGCACGCTTCAGGGAATTGAATATCCTGGTTGAGAATTTCAAATCTTCGATGGGCGCATCGTAGATGCTCTTTTCCTTTTCTTCAATCAGGAAGGCGTCATCATCAGCAGAGGCCGGGTCATGGGTCATGGACAAAAAGAGGTTGAGGTGGCCGATCAGGATTTCAGCCGCCTTGGCCAAGGCCTCCTCGGCCGTGATGGTTCCGTCCGTCCAGATCTCAAGGGTCAGTTTGTCATAGTCAGTCACCTGGCCCACCCGCGTGTCTTCCACGTGGAAATTGACCTTGCGGACCGGGGTAAAAATCGAATCGAGCGGGATGACGCCGATGGGCGCATTCATCTCTTTGTTCTGCTCCGCGCTCTTATAGCCTACCCCCGCATTGAAGGTCAAGCCCATGAAGAGCGGCCCGTCACCGTTCATGTTGGCGATAACCAGGTCGGGGTTGACTATTTCAAGTTCATCGCTCTGATTGAATTCACCGGCCCGGACGGGACCCCGGTAGCCTGCTTCCTTGTTGATGAAAACGGTCTTGGGTCCGGTCACATGAAGGCGTGCGCGGATGTCTTTCACATTCAAAAGGAGCTCGGTGACATCTTCGATGACGCCGGGGATGGTGGAATACTCCTGATAGATTCCCTCAATCCGGACTGAAGTCGCCGCGCAGCCGGGCAGTGAGGAAAGCAGAACCCGGCGCAGGGCATTGCCCAGAGTTGTCCCGTAGCCGCGTTCCAGCGGCTCGGCAACAAAAAGGCCGTAGGCCTTGTCCTCGGAATGCTCCCTATATTCGATGCTGGTATTCTGAAAATCGTTCATGGCACCCTCCTATGGGCAAAGGACCGCTTGGCGGCACTTACTTGGAGTAAAGCTCGACAATCAGCGTTTCCTCAACGTCAAGGTCGATTTCGTCGCGTTCGGGCAGTCTGAGAACGGCTCCCTTCAGGTGATCGGGATCAAAGGACAGCCAGGCGGGAACAAGGGTGTTGGGCAATTCGTCGAATACCTTGACATGGCGCGAATTCTCCCGGACCGTGATCTCATCGCCCGGGGATACCTGCATGGAGGGAATGCTGGCGCGGCGGCCGTTTATGTTGAAATGGCCGTGGTTGAT is part of the Fastidiosipila sp. genome and encodes:
- a CDS encoding DNA-directed RNA polymerase subunit alpha, producing MNDFQNTSIEYREHSEDKAYGLFVAEPLERGYGTTLGNALRRVLLSSLPGCAATSVRIEGIYQEYSTIPGVIEDVTELLLNVKDIRARLHVTGPKTVFINKEAGYRGPVRAGEFNQSDELEIVNPDLVIANMNGDGPLFMGLTFNAGVGYKSAEQNKEMNAPIGVIPLDSIFTPVRKVNFHVEDTRVGQVTDYDKLTLEIWTDGTITAEEALAKAAEILIGHLNLFLSMTHDPASADDDAFLIEEKEKSIYDAPIEDLKFSTRIFNSLKRADIHTVADLVARSREDLMKVRNLGATSLEELVEKLEAHGLTLAGDDQD